The genomic segment GAAGTAAAGTTTGCTGTTGATTGGGAGCAATGCATCGCCTCCGACTGCAAAATGAAGACTAAATTTTCAAAATTCTGCCATTTTTGAGCCCTGTATAAAGCTGTAAATTCAAGCTTACATCGGAGTTGAGTATCAGAAGGGCAGTAATGACACACTTTATTTCTCCTTACAGACTTCAGTGGTTTGATCAACAGCAGATGAACAATGGTAGTCTGAGCTGCAGAGTCAATGTTTTTGCAAGGATACTTGCCTTTAACATCCTGGTAAAAACAAGGGCACTTGTTTTACCAAAAACAAGGGCACTTGTTTTTACCAAAACACTGACTTGAGGGCTGCTACTAGCTTCATTTTCCTGCTGTTGATCAACTTTTTTTCCATGTTCATTTTCCCCTTAGTAAGCCTTGTTCCAGCTTTAGTTGATTAATTGTATATTCTCATATTTTTGTATAGAACATCTCTCATGGTTTTTTGTGTAAAACAATGGAACGCTGTGCTGCTGATTGAAGAATTGTATATTTGAGGGTAGATTTTGAATTTGAGAGATGGTGCTAGGGCTTGGGGGAAACTCGCACAAACCTGCAAACCAACCGCATATCTTTAAGCATTGTGCTTTCACATTGTAGTGACAGTGAAAGACCAGTCAGCACCAAAACTGAGAGTCATGAGCCTAACGCCTTGTTGGATGAATTCGTGCCCACAGCGAGTAACTTTCATAGCATAACAATTGTGGCATGCACTCATGTTGGTTTTCTAAATCTTATCTATGGGCCAAGTGCACTGGCTATTTGTACATGACTCGGCATACATTCCAACGCACACTTGCAACAGTGGTTAGTTGGTAAAAAAAACGGGTGtccagaaaatttttttttaaaaagtatGCGCTTCAGTATTGTGAATCTGGAAACTGCTGCGAGATTACCCTTTCTTTTATTCACAGCACATTGCTACAGTGCTCTCGACAGTTGTGATAGAGGATGTGTTCATCCTATTGAACTCTCCATGCTCTACCTGTGCTGTTTGTATACTGCCCTTCCCTACGTAATACTGTTGGTATAGAGGGGAGAAAAATAAGGGGATCCAGAggactcgttttctttttttttcatcatagcCATATCAACAAAGCATATGATTAAACCAAAGAAAGCACAGGAGAAATCAGTTGTTGCATTCATTTAAGATGTAAAGgcaataaaaaaagggggggaagtgGACGAAATGACAGCTTGTCGCAGGTTGGAGCAACCCGCACCTTCCCCTTTACGCGTGCGGTGCTTGAGTGGGCCTATTACCGCGAAAGCAACGAAAGTGCTCCAAGAATACTTTATTAATCTAAACTGATGCAGCGTTTCTCTCTAGTGTCCCTCGAACATCGCTGGTGTCTTGTTTTTGAGGAAGAAGCAGTGGACGAATGCTCTCATGGCAAGGGGTACCTGTGTGTTCCATTGTCTGACCTTATCTCTGTTGCTCTGcatctttctttcctctgacctcCCTGTCCTGTTTGACTGCAGTGATATTTGCATTGTGGCAGGCCTTGACAGTGTGCCCTAAATAAAGAGGAGCGCCGCCATGCCACTGCTGTACTGTGTGGTGGCACGAGGCAGCACGGTGCTGTCTCGGTATGCCAGCTGCGCAGGCAATTTCTCAGAGGTCACTGAACAGATCCTGGGCAAGATCTCGCCAGAAGTTCCCAAGCTTACCTACTCCCACGGAAGGTAAATGGGATGCAACTCTCATGCGTTTCAATTCAGAAAGAAAGTTGAACTTTGACTGGTTAATATCCATTTCAGAATTGAGGCACATTTCATTATCGCTAAAAAGAAAGTTACAACAGTGAGAAGCACAGGGGACATGATACCAATCTTTGTTGAAATTTAGTATTCATGAGCGCGCAGGTTCTTTGAAACTGCACAGTGCGTGAGCACCTATGGCAATGGTCAGCCAGATGGGCATCAGCTGCTGCAGCCACTTCAGTTAAAGTCCAGCTTCATGGATCAGCTGATGAATGCCACAAATCTTTGACCATTTAACTTAGAAACATTTGTTCTAGTTCATGACCTTTTTCTGCTGATGATGCTACTGGCTGCAATATAGTTTTCGTGTGTCATTGTCCTCTGTGATCTCTTATGTGAGATCTGGAGACCCACCTGGGTAATGTTGAGTGTAACAGTTTTCTCTTGGTTGTTTTAGTATACACTGACTTATTTGGCAGCAGCGTGTGTTACGATAGCTTAGCTCATCATAGCATTAATTTAGGAACGTGCTTAAGACACTCTTCTCTCAATGTGTGCATACGTGCATGCATGTGTAATAGCAATGGTGCAGCAAGTAATTTGTGTTCTTTAGCTTGAACAAGCTGGTTCGCACCAAGTGGACCACTTTGCTGTTTTTCCAGTGCATGCTTTGATGCCTGCAAACCTTCACTCCTCTTTTCTGTGTAACTTATGAAAGAACTCGCAGTATTAAGATAAAGGTATCATCCCATCATGCATGCTTTATCTAAAGTGGTTTAGCACAGAGCCATGCACTAGTCAAGAGCTGTGTAAGAAATGTGCCACGTTTGGTCATTTTCAGTTAGACTGTAGGTTTGTTCAATTCGCttgcaccacctgaaccagttcacgaggtgctgcaccTTGCCATTCATgtcaaaaggtgcagggctggttcacaaTTTTGCTGCACCTTCTCAACTGTCTTTGCGGACTTGGTGCAGCAGTGCAACACATGGGTGCAAGCGTCATTAAAATCTCGCTTGTGCACATCTGCTGTGTCTGCACAAGCGCAGGATGTATTTATGCCTCGGAAGCCAGTCATACCTGCAGTTCGTGACTCTCAAACTTGCGCACTCGGTGCACATTAGTTGGACAAAACATAACACCTGCACCGTGTCTGCACCTCGGCATTCGTTTCAAGTGTCGCATTGTGCCTGCACCACAAAAATCGAGCTGCACAATTCCAAAACTTCTCGCGCGCTGCTGTTAACTGGTTCATAGTGCTACAGGCAAGTCAAATAGACCTTAAGTGTCATTAGCTGTTCAGCATGCAAGTGTCACTAACTAATGGTCAGAAGTTCTTTTGGCCTTAAATATCTTAGTAGTGTTCGCAGAACTAATAGAAGCCCATCTTAACTCAGTGTCATGTCTTCATTCCAACTTCCTTTGAACTTCAACTATTATGACAATGTTCccaagtttttctttttcctttgcagCTACTTGTTCCACTACATCCTTGAAGATGGCATTACCTATCTCTGCATTACTGACGATGTAAGCATTTTTTTAGTAGCTTTAGGCATCATTTTGGCTGCATGTTGGCTAGTTACGGCTGCTCGAGAAGTCATAGCACTGGACAATTATACTTTGTAAGAGGTGTTATGTGATGAATGCCACATTCAAGGGGGTAGGCGACTTCTTCAGGTAGTGGTGCTTGTTTTCTTCAGTTAAACTTCTCGATGTTCTCAGGGCTATTCGTTTGTGATCAGTTTGTTTGTATGTTGTCGTGCAAAGGCATTGTTGCATGCATTCTTGCACTGCTCTGGCCTTTTTCACCGATTTCTGTACAAACGTCTGTTACAGGAATTCGAAAGGGTAACAGCATTCCAGTTCTTGGTGGACATTCAGGGCAGGTGAGTAAATGTAGCCTGAAATGATCTGCTGTTGGATACCTTAGGTGTGGTAAATAGTACATTAATCACTGCTGCTATAGCATAGCTTCAATGATGGCAGTGCGAAAAAATGGAGATGATCGCGTTTGGTCTGCGAGTGCTTATCAATCTAGCAAGTAGTAGTTCTTTTCCCTGTGGGCACCACATGCTCTTAACCCTTCAAGCACCATTGATTTGCTGGTGCATTTCCACGTCTGTGTCCCGCCATGTTCCTTTCGACATTCCTTTGGCGAGGACTACACCAAGACTACACCAAAACCACACCATCATTTACAGGAATTATCGAAATGCTATTTTGTTTACATTGTATATCATACTTACAAACATTAGGCAAGATATTACATAGTActgtataattaggaattactAACACGctgcattgtttattttccgtacttcattgttatgcttcccgttttcccactcccctctgtaatgcctttgagccttgagggtaccataaataaataaatttgccaTTATACatgtcatttcctttttttcatttcggcacaACCAAAATAAACCGCTCTGTTAATTTTATAATATGAGGAAAAGAATACCCGCTAGGGGTGCGTCACTTCCGAAAATATGCGACACTGAAAAGGTTCAAGGGACATCAAGAGAACAATTAGTAATACTATACAATTCTGAagtatgaaggaaaaaaaaaagcacttttagCCTGAGAGGACACATGATGCAAGTTCGCCCTGATGTCGGGGGCTTCGATGGCATCTGCTCCAACCTAATTTTATTGGTAAAGCTGGACCACATTGCATTCTAAAGAAGTCAAAAGAATGAACTTGACGAGATCTAAGAACGCTCACTGCACCATAGTGGCTTAAATGCGAGAAATGTGCAATGTCACAGTGACTCACAGCTGATTGAGTTTTGGCACAAAGTTAAAAAATAATAGTTGATAAATaaataacggggggggggggggtaggccttacttttttttcttctcgttgacCTCATGCCATGAAATTAATCGGAACCTTAAGCTTGAAATATTCGGGCCTGTCTATGGCTTTTGAGATAATACCACATTTGAGATTACCACATAATACCTAGCGAACTTGAGGAGCAAGCACAGAGCTACTGGAGCTTCCACAGCTGTAGGGACATGTGGCTTATATTTCAAAAATGTTTAATGCCAATGACTAGCGTGTCAGTAATGCAGTTTTTGTTTCTTACTTGAATATAATGTGCACATAATTTCTGAGTACATTTAGTTAGAATCGAGCAAATGTGGTAACAATTTCCTTTGAACGTTCTTCTGACTTTATTATTGCCTTTCGATTGCAGGTTCCAAGCCAGTTATGGCCGTCAAGCTCATTCAGCGCTTGCCTATGCAATGAACAGTGAATTTTCGCGGGTACTGGCAAATCAGATGGTGAGCTCGTACTCTAGCTGGAAGCATACACTCTGCTAATATCTGTAATGTGCCACATTCCAGAAACACTACTCTGGCATTGGAAAGGATGGCGACAACATAACCAAAGTTCAAGAGGAAATCGACGAACTCAAGGGCATCATGGTGAAGAACATTGGTGAGTGGGCTGAGCTATCGAAGTCTTCAATTTAACACGCCAGCTCTCGGATGTTGCATAGAAGAGCTGTGGGTCAATTTGATTTTGTAGTTCATGCATCTAAAATAATGAGGGGTGCAAAATATTCAAAATGTCCGAATAATGAAGCAAATATTGTCTTGCTTCAGTCCCTGAATTGAATAGCTACCATTCCCAAATGCAAATTACCTTTCCGCTTTCGAATGCTTCACATTGCTAGCTGTGCGTGATCGAACATGAAACTGAAGCTTAAATGAAGCAAATACCCCCATGCCACGGTGGATCTAAAGAACGGGAAGCTACATAGAGTGCACCATGTTGCTCATGAGCCACGCATGGACATTCGGCAATGGGTATGATTTGACACTATTTATCGAAGCTGCAACCGTGTGTTCTCTTAGAATGATACCTGAATACGTTCGACCACAACATTTTGTATTATAGTAGCCCCATCTACAGCGGCCATTCCCACGAGAGAAAAAGTGGCTTCTTCACTCTGCGATTGTGGCAATCAAGGCAAATTCGCGCTTTCCTCTTGGAGGTAATCGCAGATGCTAAAGGACTGACAAGGCAGTCTTGGAACTAATTCACAACCAAAGAAGTTCTGAAGAACCCTGCTTGTTTGTTGCATTCTCGATGGCGGTAATAAGGCTGGCAGATGTCAGTCTTGCGAAGATTGCTTAGCAGTGCATGTTATTGTAAGGCCTAAAATGTATATTTTATGCCCCTTTAGTTTACTTCCACTCTGGAAACACCTACACCTCTAATTGCATTGGCTTATGGGCATTGAGCCATAAAATGTGCAGTAATTGAAAACATGTTTTATGACTGATTTAGATAAATTACATGTTTGCTGTGCCAACTCCATCAGCACCTTTAATGTTAATTACACATGGCATACATTTTACATTAATCCTGTATTTGTACTCTTAGCTAGACTCTGTaagccttttatttcttttgcaccaTATACCACCCTATTTTAAGCTATCTCCCTAATCTTTGCATTGGATAAGTGTGCAGTTTTGGTGCTCTTTGGTCACAAAACCTTGTATAATGACAGAAACTTCAAATGTGGTGAATACTGCAAGGTAAGCATCATTGTTTTATTTTAATGGTGAGAACAGCTGTTCGATTCATATTTCATTAGGCCTAAAAAATTCCTGATATTTGCACGCCCCTAAAAATAAGTAGCTTGCTTTTAGTGAAAGAAGACATTTCATATGTGCTGCAATTGCATTCTGTTCAGACATTAAATTCAATGCGATTTCTGTGTCCTCTTAGGCAAGAATTGGAAaatgtgtgtgtaggggggggggcagctgGAGCGTCATTTAAGTTGACCTCGTGCGTTGTTTTGAACGCATGTGCAGATACGGTAACGTCGAGAGGTGAAA from the Dermacentor variabilis isolate Ectoservices chromosome 9, ASM5094787v1, whole genome shotgun sequence genome contains:
- the Vamp7 gene encoding vesicle-associated membrane protein 7, producing the protein MPLLYCVVARGSTVLSRYASCAGNFSEVTEQILGKISPEVPKLTYSHGSYLFHYILEDGITYLCITDDEFERVTAFQFLVDIQGRFQASYGRQAHSALAYAMNSEFSRVLANQMKHYSGIGKDGDNITKVQEEIDELKGIMVKNIDTVTSRGERLELLVNKTEALSSTSVTFRKSSRNLARSMMIKNIKIAIIIAVIVLVVIYIIVSSACGGLSWPSCV